In the genome of Saccopteryx leptura isolate mSacLep1 chromosome 10, mSacLep1_pri_phased_curated, whole genome shotgun sequence, one region contains:
- the NICN1 gene encoding nicolin-1 isoform X1, with amino-acid sequence MSRVLVPCHVKGTVALQVGDVRNSQGRPGVLVIDVTFPSVAPFELQEITFKNYYTAFLSIRIRQYTSMHIPTKWVTCLRDYCLMPDPHSEEGAQEYVSLFKHQMLCDMTSVLELRLILRQPSPLWLSFTVEELQIYQQGPKSPSMTFPKWLSHPVPCEQRAPLPEGLPDPSRVSSEVQQMWALTEMIRASHTSTRIGRFDVDGCYDLNLLSYT; translated from the exons ATGTCCCGTGTGTTGGTGCCCTGCCATGTTAAAGGCACCGTGGCGCTGCAAGTGGGCGATGTGCGGAACTCCCAGGGCCGGCCTGGAGTGCTGGTCATCGATGTCACCTTCCCCAGCGTCGCGCCCTTCGAG TTACAGGAGATTACATTTAAGAATTACTACACAGCCTTTCTGAGCATCCGTATTCGCCAGTATACCTCGATGCACATACCAACCAAATGGGTGACCTGCCTGAGGGACTACTGCCTGATGCCTGACCCACACAGTGAGGAGGGTGCCCAGGAGTATGTATCGCTGTTCAAGCACCAG aTGCTGTGTGACATGACGAGTGTACTGGAGCTGCGTCTGATTCTGCGACAGCCATCACCACTCTGGCTGTCTTTCACGGTAGAAGAGCTGCAGATCTACCAGCAGGGACCAAAG AGCCCTTCTATGACCTTTCCCAAGTGGCTCTCCCACCCAGTGCCTTGTGAACAGCGAGCTCCCCTCCCTGAG ggtctcccAGACCCCAGCAGGGTGTCCTCTGAGGTGCAGCAGATGTGGGCGCTGACAGAGATGATCCGGGCCAGTCACACCTCCACCAGGATCGGCCGCTTTGAT GTGGATGGCTGTTATGACCTGAACTTGCTCTCCTACACTTGA
- the NICN1 gene encoding nicolin-1 isoform X2, with product MSRVLVPCHVKGTVALQVGDVRNSQGRPGVLVIDVTFPSVAPFEEITFKNYYTAFLSIRIRQYTSMHIPTKWVTCLRDYCLMPDPHSEEGAQEYVSLFKHQMLCDMTSVLELRLILRQPSPLWLSFTVEELQIYQQGPKSPSMTFPKWLSHPVPCEQRAPLPEGLPDPSRVSSEVQQMWALTEMIRASHTSTRIGRFDVDGCYDLNLLSYT from the exons ATGTCCCGTGTGTTGGTGCCCTGCCATGTTAAAGGCACCGTGGCGCTGCAAGTGGGCGATGTGCGGAACTCCCAGGGCCGGCCTGGAGTGCTGGTCATCGATGTCACCTTCCCCAGCGTCGCGCCCTTCGAG GAGATTACATTTAAGAATTACTACACAGCCTTTCTGAGCATCCGTATTCGCCAGTATACCTCGATGCACATACCAACCAAATGGGTGACCTGCCTGAGGGACTACTGCCTGATGCCTGACCCACACAGTGAGGAGGGTGCCCAGGAGTATGTATCGCTGTTCAAGCACCAG aTGCTGTGTGACATGACGAGTGTACTGGAGCTGCGTCTGATTCTGCGACAGCCATCACCACTCTGGCTGTCTTTCACGGTAGAAGAGCTGCAGATCTACCAGCAGGGACCAAAG AGCCCTTCTATGACCTTTCCCAAGTGGCTCTCCCACCCAGTGCCTTGTGAACAGCGAGCTCCCCTCCCTGAG ggtctcccAGACCCCAGCAGGGTGTCCTCTGAGGTGCAGCAGATGTGGGCGCTGACAGAGATGATCCGGGCCAGTCACACCTCCACCAGGATCGGCCGCTTTGAT GTGGATGGCTGTTATGACCTGAACTTGCTCTCCTACACTTGA